Proteins encoded within one genomic window of Zavarzinia compransoris:
- a CDS encoding bifunctional 3-(3-hydroxy-phenyl)propionate/3-hydroxycinnamic acid hydroxylase: MNQKNPQAFAADVVISGLGPTGLTLAHILGKRGHRVIVLEKEPVFYGNARAVYTDDECMRIFQSIGVADEVAAKMMPETPVQFVRKDGSVLGQYRPLKRIFGWPVVNFFYQPYLETQLSELLARYPNVEVRRGRELVDFDQDADGVTVTHQVTRDIRFGETTGDRIERDIDTDAQTLRARYLVGADGGRSPVRTRLGIEMTGRNFPEPWLVVDLKRKPGRDGLRHLPYFNFVVNPRLPVVSCVQPDGFHRFEFMLMPGMTREWMEKPETVRQLLADYVDPDNFEVKRKLVYTFNALIAKEWRRGRVLLAGDAAHMTPQFMGQGASSGIRDAYNLGWKLSGVLDGLYADGILDSYGKERHGHAKAMIDVSVFMKDAVSMTNPLATLLRDAVLRLVRAVPAIRRWTEEGGFKPLPVYARGQYLGLKRRGRHGPEGALAPQPEVRLIGGRRVLLDDILGEGFAVIGFNCDPREGLSAGQRDDLARLGTRFVTLYPYAGRPQGMKDVARSVSADLPEVEDLGGHMADWFRKAGYRARGIAILRPDRFAFGLAPAGQAGGIVGELFRQLGLQPAPARRHAA; encoded by the coding sequence ATGAACCAGAAGAACCCCCAGGCCTTCGCGGCGGATGTCGTCATTTCCGGGCTCGGCCCGACCGGCCTCACCCTCGCCCATATCCTCGGCAAGCGCGGGCACAGGGTGATCGTCCTCGAGAAGGAACCGGTCTTCTACGGCAACGCCCGCGCCGTCTATACCGACGACGAATGCATGCGCATCTTCCAATCGATCGGCGTCGCCGACGAGGTGGCGGCGAAGATGATGCCGGAAACCCCGGTGCAATTCGTCCGCAAGGACGGCAGCGTGCTCGGCCAATACCGGCCCTTGAAGCGGATCTTCGGCTGGCCGGTGGTGAATTTCTTCTACCAGCCCTATCTCGAAACCCAATTGTCCGAGCTACTCGCCCGCTACCCGAATGTCGAGGTCCGGCGCGGGCGCGAACTCGTCGATTTCGACCAGGATGCGGACGGCGTGACCGTCACCCATCAGGTGACGCGGGACATCCGCTTCGGCGAGACGACCGGCGACAGGATCGAGCGCGATATCGACACGGATGCCCAGACATTGCGCGCCCGCTATCTCGTCGGCGCCGATGGCGGCCGCAGCCCGGTGCGGACCAGGCTCGGCATCGAGATGACGGGCCGGAATTTTCCCGAACCCTGGCTGGTGGTCGATCTGAAGCGCAAACCGGGACGGGATGGCCTGCGTCACTTGCCCTACTTCAATTTCGTGGTCAATCCCCGCCTGCCGGTGGTCAGTTGCGTGCAGCCGGACGGGTTCCATCGCTTCGAATTCATGCTGATGCCCGGCATGACCAGGGAATGGATGGAGAAGCCTGAGACCGTGCGCCAGCTCCTCGCCGATTACGTCGACCCGGACAATTTCGAGGTGAAGCGGAAGCTCGTCTATACCTTCAATGCGCTGATCGCGAAGGAATGGCGACGCGGCCGCGTCCTCCTCGCCGGCGATGCCGCCCATATGACGCCGCAGTTCATGGGCCAGGGCGCCTCCTCCGGGATCCGCGACGCCTACAACCTCGGCTGGAAGCTGAGCGGCGTGCTCGACGGTCTCTATGCCGACGGCATTCTCGACAGTTACGGCAAGGAACGCCACGGCCATGCCAAGGCGATGATCGATGTCTCCGTCTTCATGAAGGATGCGGTCTCCATGACCAACCCGCTCGCCACCCTGTTGCGGGATGCGGTGCTGCGGCTGGTCCGGGCCGTGCCCGCCATCCGCCGCTGGACCGAGGAAGGCGGCTTCAAGCCCCTGCCCGTCTACGCCCGGGGCCAGTACCTGGGCCTGAAGCGCCGGGGCCGCCATGGGCCCGAGGGCGCCCTCGCGCCCCAGCCGGAAGTCCGCCTGATCGGTGGCCGGCGCGTGCTGCTGGACGACATCCTCGGCGAAGGCTTCGCGGTCATCGGCTTCAACTGCGACCCCCGCGAAGGCCTTTCCGCCGGCCAGCGGGACGATCTCGCCCGCCTCGGCACGCGTTTCGTCACCCTCTACCCCTATGCCGGCCGCCCCCAGGGGATGAAGGATGTCGCGCGCTCAGTCAGCGCGGACCTGCCGGAGGTCGAGGACCTGGGTGGTCACATGGCCGACTGGTTCCGGAAGGCGGGCTATCGGGCCAGGGGCATCGCGATCCTGCGGCCCGACCGCTTCGCCTTCGGCCTCGCCCCGGCGGGACAGGCGGGGGGCATCGTCGGCGAATTGTTCCGGCAATTGGGCCTGCAACCGGCGCCGGCCCGGCGTCACGCCGCCTGA
- a CDS encoding SDR family NAD(P)-dependent oxidoreductase has product MSMFDLTGRVALVTGSTRGIGRAIAEAFAGQGATVVVSGRGQATCTATAEAINAAGLPGRAIGIAGDIGEKTEVEHLAAEAEKQAGPIDILVCNAAVNGYLGPITGIGDDQFRRILEHNLLSPLWLAGLVAPGMTERKRGSIIIVSSVGGIVPSTILGAYGVSKAADFHLARTLATELGPAGVRVNCIAPGVIRTGFSRALWDNPAIAGMVEQRCPMRRLGETDDITGAAVYLASEASRFMTGQTLVLDGGASLGGL; this is encoded by the coding sequence ATGAGCATGTTCGATCTGACCGGGCGGGTCGCCCTGGTGACCGGCTCGACCCGCGGCATCGGCCGGGCGATCGCCGAAGCCTTTGCCGGCCAGGGCGCCACCGTCGTCGTCTCCGGGCGAGGCCAGGCGACCTGCACCGCCACGGCCGAGGCGATCAATGCCGCCGGCTTGCCGGGCCGAGCCATCGGCATCGCCGGCGACATCGGCGAAAAGACCGAGGTGGAGCACTTGGCGGCCGAAGCGGAGAAACAGGCGGGGCCCATCGACATCCTGGTCTGCAATGCCGCCGTCAACGGCTACCTCGGCCCGATCACCGGCATCGGGGACGACCAGTTCCGCCGTATCCTGGAACATAACCTGCTCTCGCCCCTGTGGCTGGCCGGCCTGGTCGCCCCCGGCATGACGGAACGGAAGCGGGGCTCGATCATCATCGTCTCATCGGTGGGCGGGATCGTTCCGTCCACCATCCTCGGCGCCTATGGCGTCTCCAAGGCGGCCGATTTCCATCTCGCCCGGACCCTGGCGACGGAACTCGGCCCTGCCGGCGTCCGCGTCAACTGCATCGCCCCCGGGGTGATCCGCACCGGCTTTTCCCGTGCTCTGTGGGATAACCCGGCGATCGCGGGGATGGTCGAGCAGCGCTGCCCGATGCGCCGGCTGGGCGAGACCGATGACATCACGGGGGCGGCCGTCTATCTCGCCTCCGAAGCCTCCCGTTTCATGACCGGCCAGACCCTGGTGCTCGACGGCGGCGCCAGTCTCGGCGGCCTCTGA
- a CDS encoding 2-keto-4-pentenoate hydratase, with protein sequence MTGNSNLEAVAKRLRDAYAAGPVPPLRDVLAPTDAEGAYRVQAINTRLWQDAGRRIVGRKIGLTAKAVQAQLGVGQPDFGVLFDDMALADGGTLDPAAVIQPKAEAEVALVLARDLDNPKATITDVIGATAYVLPAIEIVDSRIADWKITFADTVADNGSSAFFVLGTEPRLLAGLDLRTCGMVLEIDGALASLGAGAACLGHPLNAGAWLARTLAAAGTPLRAGDIVLTGALGPMVALAPGHRVTATIGGLGTCGFRFGERE encoded by the coding sequence ATGACCGGGAACAGCAATCTCGAAGCCGTGGCGAAGCGCCTGCGCGATGCCTATGCCGCCGGGCCCGTCCCGCCCTTGCGCGATGTCCTGGCCCCGACGGATGCCGAGGGCGCCTATCGCGTGCAGGCGATCAACACCCGCCTCTGGCAGGACGCGGGGCGGCGCATCGTCGGCCGCAAGATCGGCCTGACGGCGAAGGCGGTGCAGGCCCAGCTCGGCGTCGGCCAGCCCGATTTCGGCGTGCTTTTCGACGACATGGCCCTTGCCGACGGCGGCACGCTCGATCCCGCCGCCGTGATCCAGCCGAAGGCGGAGGCCGAGGTCGCCCTTGTCCTCGCCCGCGACCTCGACAATCCCAAGGCCACGATCACCGACGTGATCGGCGCCACGGCCTATGTCCTGCCGGCGATCGAGATCGTCGACAGCCGCATCGCCGACTGGAAGATCACCTTCGCCGACACGGTGGCGGACAATGGCTCCTCCGCCTTCTTCGTCCTCGGGACCGAGCCCCGGCTGCTCGCCGGCCTCGATTTGCGGACTTGCGGCATGGTGCTGGAGATCGACGGCGCTCTCGCCTCGCTCGGCGCCGGGGCCGCCTGTCTCGGCCATCCATTGAATGCAGGCGCCTGGCTGGCCCGGACCCTGGCGGCCGCGGGCACGCCGCTGCGCGCCGGCGACATCGTCCTGACCGGCGCCCTCGGCCCGATGGTCGCCCTCGCCCCCGGCCACCGGGTCACCGCGACCATCGGCGGCCTCGGCACCTGCGGCTTCCGCTTCGGTGAACGGGAATGA
- a CDS encoding inositol monophosphatase family protein translates to MNDEKACPPEFLALAHAMADAAAEEIRPHFRRRLAIDTKADASPVTIADRGAEAAMRRLIEAHFPDHGIRGEEFGACRTEADWVWVLDPIDGTKSFVSGSFAFGTQIALLHRGEPVLGLINQPLTCERWLGVGRGATLNGEPIGTGGTTALDEAILYTSALEQFDDRNLGRFKALAETVRFTRFSHDCYAAGLLALGSIDLLVECHVFDYDVLPPLAIVRAAGGVVTDWQGRPLTDAPRYETVLMAANGTIHQAALGALQRRG, encoded by the coding sequence ATGAACGACGAAAAGGCGTGCCCGCCGGAATTCCTGGCCTTGGCCCACGCGATGGCCGATGCCGCTGCCGAAGAGATCCGCCCGCATTTCCGCCGGCGCCTCGCGATCGACACCAAGGCCGACGCCAGCCCCGTCACCATCGCGGATCGTGGTGCGGAAGCCGCAATGCGGCGGCTGATCGAGGCGCATTTCCCCGATCACGGCATCAGGGGGGAAGAATTCGGCGCCTGCCGGACCGAAGCGGATTGGGTCTGGGTGCTCGATCCGATCGACGGCACGAAATCCTTCGTGTCCGGCTCATTCGCCTTCGGCACCCAGATCGCGCTGCTCCATCGGGGCGAACCTGTGCTCGGCCTGATCAACCAGCCGCTGACGTGCGAGCGATGGCTCGGCGTCGGCAGGGGCGCGACCTTGAACGGCGAACCGATCGGAACCGGCGGCACGACCGCATTGGACGAGGCGATCCTCTATACCTCGGCTCTCGAACAATTCGACGACCGGAACCTCGGCCGTTTCAAGGCGCTGGCCGAAACCGTGCGCTTCACCCGTTTCTCGCATGATTGCTACGCGGCCGGTCTTCTCGCACTCGGCAGCATCGACCTGCTGGTCGAATGCCATGTCTTCGACTACGACGTTCTGCCGCCCTTGGCGATAGTCCGTGCCGCAGGCGGCGTGGTGACCGATTGGCAGGGGCGGCCCCTGACGGATGCACCGCGCTACGAGACGGTTCTGATGGCCGCGAACGGAACCATCCACCAGGCCGCGCTCGGGGCATTGCAAAGGCGAGGATGA
- a CDS encoding sugar phosphate isomerase/epimerase family protein produces MSAARGRNTRRGQPVGARSAGDDGLTAADETLHPEPIACGGAAIAMDMSANAMPGLDWRAMVAALPAESRIRLAARARCAPLFAHAYAFHLNLRFGGMRPLDLAEFAHDQHLSGVKIHVEDGEQASLSRMSDDALCAFGRALGRLGLELHVETSTTAAAGLSDAARIALAAGATSLRCYPRYEGRISQIIDWTIADLRRLAAFDPQGRLRYTLEQHEDLKSEELVRIVEAVANPRLGLLFDFGNMINAYELPLAALAIQAPFVTEVHVKDCRIRPDRGGWAHLACRSGEGHLPLHALFIELLLLGDGVPQVRAFALEEEDGYFAPALRFPSELPDAFIPFRAPSITDIGDGDREARLRREIAAAHRQVDIVRTLLRDIATEAERIAG; encoded by the coding sequence TTGTCCGCCGCCCGCGGTCGGAACACCCGTCGAGGTCAGCCTGTCGGGGCGCGATCTGCTGGTGATGACGGCCTGACGGCGGCCGACGAAACCCTTCACCCCGAACCGATCGCCTGCGGAGGAGCCGCCATCGCGATGGATATGTCAGCGAATGCCATGCCCGGGTTGGATTGGCGGGCCATGGTGGCGGCCCTTCCGGCCGAAAGCCGGATCAGGCTTGCCGCCCGCGCCCGGTGCGCGCCACTGTTTGCCCATGCCTATGCCTTTCATCTGAACCTGCGCTTCGGCGGGATGAGACCGCTGGATCTGGCCGAATTCGCCCATGACCAGCATCTTTCCGGCGTCAAGATCCACGTCGAGGACGGCGAGCAGGCAAGCCTCAGCCGGATGTCGGACGATGCGCTCTGCGCCTTCGGCCGGGCGCTGGGGCGGCTGGGCCTCGAACTGCATGTCGAGACGAGCACGACGGCGGCGGCCGGGCTTTCGGATGCCGCACGCATCGCGCTTGCGGCGGGCGCCACGTCGCTGCGCTGCTATCCGCGCTATGAGGGGCGCATCTCCCAGATCATCGATTGGACGATCGCGGACTTGCGGCGCCTCGCGGCCTTCGATCCGCAGGGCAGGTTGCGCTACACGCTCGAACAGCACGAGGATCTGAAATCCGAGGAATTGGTCCGCATCGTCGAGGCGGTCGCCAATCCGCGTCTCGGCCTGCTGTTCGATTTCGGCAATATGATCAATGCCTACGAATTGCCGCTGGCGGCCCTGGCGATCCAGGCGCCCTTCGTGACCGAGGTGCACGTCAAGGATTGCCGGATCCGGCCGGATCGCGGCGGCTGGGCTCACCTTGCCTGCCGGTCGGGGGAAGGGCATTTGCCGCTGCATGCCCTGTTCATCGAATTGCTGCTCCTCGGCGACGGCGTGCCGCAGGTTCGGGCCTTCGCGCTGGAGGAGGAGGACGGCTACTTCGCGCCCGCCCTGCGCTTCCCGTCGGAGCTGCCGGACGCCTTCATTCCCTTCCGCGCCCCAAGCATCACGGACATCGGGGACGGCGACCGGGAGGCACGCCTGCGGCGGGAAATCGCCGCCGCCCACCGGCAGGTCGACATCGTCAGGACATTGTTGCGCGACATTGCGACCGAAGCCGAAAGGATCGCCGGATGA
- a CDS encoding ABC transporter ATP-binding protein, with protein MAFLDIHHLEKSFGAQRVVRDFNLGIEKGEFVSFLGPSGCGKTTVLRMVAGFETPSSGEIRIDGRDVTGIAANRRKIGMVFQAYALFPNLTVAQNIGFGLRIAGEGKAGIRARVAEMLELIGLPQLGGRYPFQLSGGQQQRVALARAIAVRPQVLLLDEPLSALDAKIRVSLRDEIRRIQRDLGITTIFVTHDQEEALSMSDRIVVMHQGVADQVGTPFEIYNRPATRFVAEFVGTLNLLDADLMEAASGRVRLGDVSVALNRVLPGRNGDRISLALRPETLALGRREGSDIILSGHVAEMNFLGSVIRIRVSIAGQFVSLDTFNQPDCPPPAVGTPVEVSLSGRDLLVMTA; from the coding sequence ATGGCCTTCCTCGACATCCATCACCTTGAAAAATCCTTCGGCGCCCAGCGTGTCGTCAGGGATTTCAATCTCGGCATCGAGAAGGGCGAGTTCGTCTCCTTCCTCGGGCCTTCGGGCTGCGGCAAGACGACGGTGCTGCGCATGGTGGCGGGGTTCGAAACGCCGTCTTCCGGCGAGATCCGCATCGACGGGCGCGACGTGACGGGGATTGCGGCCAACCGGCGCAAGATCGGCATGGTTTTCCAGGCCTATGCCCTCTTCCCCAATCTGACGGTGGCGCAGAACATCGGCTTCGGCCTGCGCATCGCGGGTGAGGGCAAGGCCGGGATCCGCGCCCGCGTGGCCGAGATGCTGGAATTGATCGGCCTGCCTCAACTGGGCGGGCGCTACCCTTTCCAGCTTTCCGGCGGTCAGCAGCAGCGTGTGGCGCTGGCGCGTGCGATTGCGGTGCGCCCGCAGGTTCTGCTGCTCGACGAGCCGCTGTCGGCGCTCGATGCGAAAATCCGTGTCAGCCTGCGCGACGAAATTCGCCGCATCCAGCGCGATCTCGGGATCACCACCATCTTCGTGACGCACGACCAGGAGGAAGCGCTCTCCATGTCGGATCGGATCGTGGTCATGCATCAGGGCGTCGCCGACCAGGTCGGCACGCCGTTCGAAATCTACAACCGACCGGCCACGCGCTTCGTGGCGGAATTCGTCGGCACCCTCAACCTTCTTGACGCCGATCTCATGGAGGCTGCCAGCGGCCGCGTCCGGCTGGGCGACGTGTCCGTGGCACTGAACCGCGTGCTGCCGGGCCGAAACGGCGACCGCATCAGCTTGGCGCTTCGCCCGGAAACGCTGGCGCTGGGGCGCCGGGAGGGCAGCGACATCATCCTTTCGGGCCATGTCGCCGAGATGAATTTCCTTGGCTCCGTGATCCGCATTCGCGTTTCGATTGCCGGCCAATTCGTCTCTCTCGATACGTTCAACCAGCCCGATTGTCCGCCGCCCGCGGTCGGAACACCCGTCGAGGTCAGCCTGTCGGGGCGCGATCTGCTGGTGATGACGGCCTGA
- a CDS encoding ABC transporter permease has protein sequence MTGKNFWSWLAVTLGALYFLLPLIGMFEFSLRMQRDGYSFEAYRVVLADPQFQQTFGYSVVLALLTIVLGILLVVPAAYFVRLRFPGLRPIVEFITLLPLVIPPIVIVFGYIRIYNTSSILPLTGSWWGTNILLLFGYATLSLPYMYRSVDTGLRSIDIASLTEAAQSLGAGGARILGTVILPNVFASVLSGAFLTFAIVIGEYVFAALLNVNSFGPYMVWMGGNRAYEPSALAVVAFAITWACMGLMQLFTRFSKFSTARR, from the coding sequence ATGACGGGAAAGAACTTCTGGTCCTGGCTTGCGGTCACCCTGGGCGCGCTCTATTTCCTGTTGCCGCTGATCGGCATGTTCGAGTTCTCGCTGCGCATGCAGCGTGACGGCTATAGTTTCGAAGCCTATCGCGTCGTCCTCGCCGACCCGCAGTTCCAGCAGACCTTCGGCTATTCGGTCGTGCTGGCCCTGCTCACCATCGTGCTCGGCATCCTGCTCGTGGTGCCGGCTGCCTATTTCGTGCGGCTGCGGTTTCCGGGCCTGCGCCCCATCGTCGAGTTCATCACCCTGCTGCCGCTCGTCATCCCGCCGATCGTCATCGTCTTCGGCTATATCCGCATCTACAACACGTCCTCGATCCTGCCGCTGACGGGAAGCTGGTGGGGCACCAATATCCTGCTGCTGTTCGGCTATGCGACGCTGTCGCTGCCCTACATGTACCGTTCGGTGGATACCGGCCTGCGCAGCATCGACATCGCCAGCCTGACGGAAGCGGCGCAGAGCCTCGGGGCCGGCGGGGCCCGCATCCTCGGCACCGTCATCCTGCCGAACGTCTTCGCATCGGTGCTGTCCGGGGCCTTCCTCACCTTCGCCATCGTCATCGGCGAATATGTCTTCGCCGCCCTGCTGAACGTCAACTCGTTCGGTCCCTACATGGTCTGGATGGGCGGCAACCGCGCCTACGAACCCTCGGCGCTCGCCGTCGTCGCCTTCGCCATCACCTGGGCCTGCATGGGGCTGATGCAGCTGTTCACCCGGTTTTCCAAATTCTCCACCGCGAGGCGCTGA
- a CDS encoding ABC transporter permease — MTTNALSLPAALRPRQVLSWFGVVPFFLFALLFLILPTLDIVLGAVQDTEGRATLENLGKLFSPSIRSAFWISIELSLLTAVLGCVFGFFIAAAVTLGGLPRFLRAALLTFSGVASNFAGVPLAFAFIATLGRLGLVTMLLRNWFDINLYGAGFNIVSFLGLALTYLYFQIPLMVLIITPALEGLRREWREAAESLGASGFQYWRLVALPVLWPSLLGTLALLFANAFGAVATAIALTGSSLSIAPIVLFAQIRGDVLNDPHLGYAIAFAMILLTAVANGIYILLRMRAERWVK; from the coding sequence ATGACGACAAATGCCCTATCCCTGCCGGCCGCTCTTCGGCCGCGGCAGGTTCTGAGCTGGTTCGGGGTCGTCCCCTTCTTCCTCTTCGCCTTGCTTTTCCTGATCCTGCCGACGCTCGACATCGTGCTCGGCGCCGTCCAGGACACGGAAGGGCGGGCGACCCTGGAAAACCTTGGCAAGCTCTTCTCGCCTTCCATCCGGTCGGCTTTCTGGATCTCGATCGAACTCAGCCTGCTGACGGCCGTGCTCGGCTGCGTATTCGGCTTTTTCATCGCCGCGGCCGTCACGCTCGGCGGTCTGCCGCGTTTCCTGCGCGCCGCCCTCCTCACCTTTTCCGGCGTGGCGTCGAATTTCGCCGGCGTGCCGCTCGCCTTTGCCTTCATTGCCACGCTGGGCCGCCTCGGCTTGGTGACGATGCTGCTGCGGAACTGGTTCGATATCAATCTCTACGGCGCCGGCTTCAACATCGTCTCGTTCCTCGGCCTGGCGCTCACCTATCTCTATTTCCAGATCCCGCTGATGGTGCTGATCATCACCCCGGCTCTCGAAGGGCTCCGGCGCGAATGGCGCGAGGCGGCCGAAAGTCTCGGGGCCAGCGGCTTCCAGTATTGGCGCCTGGTGGCACTGCCGGTGCTGTGGCCCTCGCTTCTGGGCACGCTGGCGCTTCTCTTCGCCAATGCCTTCGGCGCCGTCGCGACCGCCATCGCCCTCACGGGCTCGTCGCTCTCGATCGCCCCGATCGTTCTTTTCGCGCAGATCCGCGGCGATGTGCTGAACGATCCACATCTCGGCTATGCCATCGCCTTTGCCATGATCCTGCTGACCGCCGTCGCCAACGGCATCTACATCCTCTTGCGCATGCGCGCCGAAAGGTGGGTCAAATGA
- a CDS encoding ABC transporter substrate-binding protein: MKNFASRATCRAFVSALALAVVLPGLARAQAPAELVAAATKEGALTVIALPHDWCNYGEVIAGFKAKYPGITVNELNPDAGTADELEAIRANKGNTGAQAPDVVDLGLAFAPAAAAEGLLQPYKVATWAEIPDSIKDANGYWYGDYYGVMAFGVNKDLIEHTPADWPDLKKPEYSGAVALTGDPRASAQAILALMSAGLSRGAKPGTDSGQKGLELFAELNGAGNFVPVLGKAGTIAQGQTPIVVAWDYNLLAWRDGLKGNPPMDVVVPENGVVAGVYVQAISAYAPHPNAAKLWMEYLYSDEGQTAWLKGYCHPARFNAMQAAGKFPQELLDKLPPAAAYEKAVFPTVEELAANKTAIVEGWDKVVGATVK; the protein is encoded by the coding sequence ATGAAGAATTTCGCATCGCGCGCCACCTGCCGCGCCTTCGTCTCCGCGCTCGCCCTGGCGGTCGTGCTGCCGGGCCTTGCCCGGGCTCAGGCTCCGGCGGAATTGGTCGCCGCCGCCACGAAGGAAGGGGCGCTGACAGTCATCGCGCTGCCGCATGACTGGTGCAACTATGGCGAGGTGATCGCCGGCTTCAAGGCCAAGTATCCGGGCATCACCGTCAACGAGTTGAACCCCGATGCCGGTACGGCCGATGAGCTGGAGGCGATCCGGGCCAACAAGGGCAACACGGGTGCCCAGGCGCCCGACGTGGTCGACCTTGGCCTCGCCTTCGCGCCGGCAGCCGCCGCGGAAGGGCTGCTGCAACCCTACAAGGTGGCCACCTGGGCCGAGATCCCGGACAGCATCAAGGACGCGAACGGTTATTGGTACGGCGACTATTACGGCGTCATGGCCTTCGGCGTGAACAAGGACCTGATCGAGCATACGCCGGCCGACTGGCCGGACCTCAAGAAGCCCGAATATTCCGGCGCCGTTGCGCTGACCGGCGATCCGCGCGCCTCGGCGCAGGCGATCCTGGCGCTGATGTCGGCCGGCCTTTCGCGCGGCGCCAAGCCCGGGACAGACTCCGGCCAGAAGGGGCTGGAACTCTTCGCGGAACTGAACGGGGCCGGCAATTTCGTGCCGGTGCTGGGCAAGGCCGGCACCATCGCCCAGGGCCAGACCCCGATCGTCGTCGCGTGGGATTACAATCTGCTCGCCTGGCGCGACGGCCTGAAGGGCAACCCGCCGATGGATGTGGTCGTGCCGGAAAACGGCGTGGTCGCCGGCGTCTACGTCCAGGCTATCTCGGCCTATGCGCCGCATCCGAACGCGGCCAAGCTGTGGATGGAATATCTCTATTCCGACGAGGGCCAGACGGCCTGGCTCAAGGGCTATTGCCACCCGGCGCGTTTCAACGCCATGCAGGCGGCAGGCAAGTTCCCGCAGGAACTGCTCGACAAGCTGCCGCCCGCCGCGGCCTATGAAAAGGCGGTCTTCCCGACCGTGGAAGAACTCGCGGCCAACAAGACCGCCATCGTCGAGGGCTGGGACAAGGTCGTCGGCGCAACCGTGAAGTAA
- a CDS encoding PLP-dependent aminotransferase family protein, with amino-acid sequence MAKQLDGPLLPFLRLDAAAALPKFRQLQDQLRVAILRGHLRAGTRLPASRILAEELGLSRQTVVRVLKNLRTEGYLEARQGAGTFVSTALPSQVLKPPLTPDCGEAAYVAPPRLSRTGSLSRLVSADIDQVEPKPFLPNYPAIDRFPFAIWRKCWSSATRGGKATGMGYGDIMGELVLRQRIADYLALHRGDPCAPEQIIITPGGHAAFTLAALALADPGDGILLEDPGPITTSNLFRVLGLRLCLAGVDADGMDVAGAIARHPDARLAFVMPSRQHPLGVTLSLPRRLLLLEWARTNDAWIIEDDYDSEFRYSGELLPSMRSSDSHDRVIYVGSFSKALYPGIRVGYLVLPPQLVGTFRNLSGLIHRSVPVETQLALAEFIAGGHFASHLRRMRILYAERRNAFCAAAGAALSGLARIDCAASGLNALAWLAEGRDDRTACRNLLSAGLQCYPLSDYTIETPRPGALLFGFGGVPADRMSTYLARAATAIAQ; translated from the coding sequence TTGGCCAAGCAGCTTGACGGCCCGCTTCTGCCCTTTTTGCGCCTCGATGCGGCGGCCGCCCTGCCGAAATTCCGGCAGTTGCAGGACCAGTTGCGCGTGGCAATCCTGCGGGGTCATCTGCGCGCCGGGACACGCCTGCCGGCGAGCCGCATTCTCGCCGAAGAATTGGGGCTGTCGCGCCAAACCGTGGTGCGGGTGCTGAAGAACCTCAGGACCGAGGGCTATCTGGAAGCGCGGCAGGGCGCCGGCACTTTCGTCTCCACGGCCTTGCCGAGCCAGGTCCTGAAGCCGCCGCTCACGCCGGACTGCGGCGAGGCAGCGTATGTCGCACCGCCCCGGCTGTCGCGCACCGGCAGCCTGTCCCGCCTGGTATCGGCCGACATCGACCAGGTGGAGCCTAAGCCTTTCCTGCCCAATTATCCGGCCATCGACCGCTTCCCTTTCGCCATCTGGCGCAAATGCTGGAGTTCGGCGACACGTGGCGGTAAGGCGACGGGCATGGGCTACGGCGACATCATGGGCGAATTGGTGCTGCGGCAAAGGATCGCCGACTATCTGGCCTTGCACCGGGGTGACCCTTGCGCCCCCGAGCAGATCATCATTACGCCCGGCGGGCACGCGGCCTTCACGCTCGCCGCTCTGGCGCTTGCCGATCCCGGCGACGGCATCCTGCTCGAAGATCCCGGCCCCATCACCACCAGCAACCTGTTCCGGGTGCTTGGCCTGCGCCTGTGCCTGGCCGGGGTCGATGCCGACGGCATGGATGTGGCCGGCGCCATCGCCCGCCATCCCGATGCGCGGCTCGCCTTTGTCATGCCGTCGCGCCAACACCCGCTCGGGGTTACGCTATCGCTGCCGCGCCGGCTCCTGCTGCTGGAATGGGCGCGGACGAACGATGCCTGGATCATCGAGGACGACTATGACAGCGAATTCCGCTACAGCGGCGAACTGCTGCCCTCCATGCGCTCCAGCGACAGCCATGACCGGGTGATCTATGTCGGCAGTTTCAGCAAGGCGCTCTATCCCGGCATTCGGGTCGGCTATCTCGTCCTGCCGCCGCAACTCGTCGGCACCTTCCGCAATCTCTCGGGGCTGATCCATCGCAGCGTGCCTGTGGAGACCCAGCTCGCGCTCGCCGAGTTCATCGCCGGCGGGCATTTCGCCAGCCATCTGCGGCGCATGCGCATTCTTTACGCGGAACGCCGCAACGCCTTCTGCGCGGCGGCGGGGGCCGCGCTGTCGGGCCTTGCCCGCATCGATTGCGCCGCGAGCGGTCTCAACGCCCTGGCCTGGCTGGCGGAGGGGCGCGACGACCGGACCGCCTGCCGGAACCTGCTTTCCGCGGGGCTGCAATGCTATCCGCTGTCCGACTATACGATCGAAACACCGCGGCCGGGCGCCCTCCTGTTCGGCTTCGGCGGCGTCCCCGCGGACAGGATGAGCACCTATCTGGCACGCGCCGCAACGGCGATCGCGCAATGA